One window of the Terriglobia bacterium genome contains the following:
- a CDS encoding isocitrate/isopropylmalate dehydrogenase family protein yields MAKYTVVSMPGDGIGKQVLPEAVRVLDAVGFEATYIHGDIGWEFWQSEGNALPDRTIAQLEKHKLGLFGAITSKPKKEADAELAPALKGKGYTYYSPIVTMRQRFNLDICVRPCIGFPGNPLNFIRKKVGGGFEEPKVNAIVFRQNTEGLYCGVEWTNPPARVRSALESHPKFAPFAGTKGEDLAVSVRIITRRGAEGICRAAFEHAKKYGYKNVTICEKPNVLRETSGMMEEVAKQVAKDYAGIPLWSTNIDAQTMWLTKNPEDYGVIVASNLFGDVISDAFAGLVGGLGFAASGNIGDEVAVFEPTHGSAPKYAELNPPIVNPIAMILSAAMMLDHVGEHDKAERVRGAIAAVVSEGRVRTYDMMRIPGGPKAIAQGAATTTQMTDAILKKLESAKVGTAAD; encoded by the coding sequence ATGGCGAAATACACGGTCGTATCCATGCCCGGCGATGGGATCGGCAAACAGGTTCTGCCCGAGGCGGTGCGTGTGCTCGATGCGGTCGGCTTCGAGGCGACGTACATTCACGGCGACATCGGCTGGGAATTCTGGCAGAGCGAAGGCAATGCCCTGCCGGACCGCACCATCGCGCAGCTCGAGAAGCACAAGCTCGGGCTGTTCGGGGCGATCACGTCGAAGCCGAAGAAGGAAGCGGACGCCGAACTCGCACCCGCGCTCAAGGGCAAGGGCTACACGTATTATTCGCCGATCGTGACCATGCGCCAGCGGTTCAACCTGGATATCTGCGTGCGGCCGTGCATCGGGTTCCCCGGCAATCCTCTGAATTTCATTCGCAAGAAAGTGGGCGGCGGATTCGAGGAGCCAAAGGTGAACGCGATCGTGTTTCGCCAAAATACCGAGGGGCTGTACTGCGGCGTGGAGTGGACAAACCCGCCCGCTCGGGTGCGCAGCGCGCTGGAGTCGCATCCGAAGTTCGCGCCGTTCGCGGGCACGAAGGGTGAAGACCTGGCAGTATCGGTGCGGATCATCACGCGTCGCGGCGCCGAGGGCATTTGCCGCGCGGCGTTTGAGCACGCCAAGAAATACGGGTACAAGAACGTGACCATCTGCGAAAAGCCGAACGTGCTGCGCGAAACCAGTGGCATGATGGAGGAAGTGGCGAAGCAGGTGGCAAAAGATTACGCCGGCATCCCGCTGTGGTCCACCAACATTGACGCGCAGACGATGTGGCTGACCAAGAACCCGGAAGATTACGGCGTGATCGTCGCCTCCAATCTTTTTGGCGACGTGATCTCCGACGCCTTTGCCGGGCTGGTGGGCGGGCTGGGGTTTGCGGCCAGTGGCAACATCGGCGACGAGGTAGCGGTCTTTGAGCCGACACACGGGTCGGCGCCGAAATACGCGGAGCTGAATCCTCCGATCGTCAACCCGATCGCGATGATATTGTCGGCGGCGATGATGCTGGACCATGTGGGCGAGCATGACAAGGCGGAGCGTGTACGCGGCGCGATTGCGGCGGTGGTGAGCGAGGGCCGCGTTCGGACATACGATATGATGCGCATTCCGGGCGGGCCAAAGGCGATCGCCCAGGGCGCGGCTACGACGACGCAGATGACGGATGCGATTTTGAAGAAGCTGGAATCGGCGAAGGTGGGAACCGCGGCGGATTAG